A segment of the Streptomyces sp. NBC_01235 genome:
CCTTCACGTGCAGCACCGCGCGATCGCTCATGTACTGCACCTTATTGAACCCGCCCCCTGCGGCATGAGGGGGCTTCCTGGCTCACGCCGCTCGAGCGCTCGGCGAGCGACCGAGTCTTCCGCGATCAACACCAGCCGGGACGGAACCTGCCCGGTCCCGTCAGCGGATCAGTCACTCGGCCCCGCTCACCTTTTCGGCCGAATCCTCCTCCACCTCGGCCATCGCCGGGTCGAGGAGGCGGGAGAGGAAGTGGCGGGTGCGTTCGTGGCTCGGGTTGCCGATGACCTCGGCCGGGGCGCCGTCCTCGACGATCACACCGCCGTCCATGAAGACGACCCGGTCGGCGACCTCGCGGGCGAAGGTCATCTCGTGGGTCACCACCATCATCGTCATGCCCTCGTTCGCGAGCATGCGCATGACCGCCAGGACGTCCCCCACCAGCTCCGGGTCGAGCGCCGACGTCGGCTCGTCGAACAGCATCACCTCGGGGCCCATGGCGAGGGCGCGGGCGATCGCGACGCGCTGCTGCTGGCCGCCGGAGAGGGAGGCGGGGTAGGCGGTCGCCTTCTCCGACAGGCCCACCCGCTCCAGGTTCTCGGCGGCCACCTTCGCCGCCTCCGCCTTGCCGCGCCCGAGCACCCGCCGCTGCGGCAGCGTGAGGTTCTCGGTCACCGACAGGTGCGGGAAGAGGTTGAACTGCTGGAAGACCATGCCGATACGACGGCGTGCGGCGTCGATGTCGACATCGGGGTCGGTGAGTTCGGTGCCGCCGACGAAGACCTGGCCCTTGGTCGGCTCCTCCAGCAGGTTCACGCAGCGCAGGAGCGTCGACTTGCCCGAGCCGGACGGGCCGATCACACAGACGACCTCGCCCTGGCCGATCTCCAGGTCGATGCCACGCAGCACCTCGTTGTCGCCGAAGGACTTGTACAGTCCGCGTACGTCGATCTCGGGTCGGCTCATTTCACGGCCTCCTGGGCCTTCGCCTCCATACGGCGCACGACGAAGCCGAGCGGGATGGTGACCAGCAGGTAGCAGAGGCCGGCGACCAGAATCGGTGTGGAGTTGGCGGTCGTGCTGGCCAGGTCACGGCCGTACTTGGACAGTTCGCGCTCCTCCAGGGTGACACCGAGGAACAGCACGAGCGAGGAGTCCTTGAAGAGCAGGACGAGTTCGTTGGTGAGCGGCGGGAGGATGATGCGGAACGCCTGCGGGATGATGATCGAGACCATGGCCCGGCCGGGCGAGAACCCCAGTGAACGGGCCGCCTCCATCTGCCCCTTGGGCACCGCCTGGATGCCCGCGCGGATCGTCTCCGCCATGTAGGCGGCGGCGACCAGACCGAGCGCGAGGGCGACCTTGCCGTACGTGCCGCCGATGATCTCCGTGCCGGGGAAGGCGAGCGGTACCGCCACACCGATGAAGATGAAGATCAGCAGGGCCGGCAGGCCGCGGAAGATCTCGATGTAGATGCCCGCGAGCCAGCGGTAGGGGCCCACCGACGACAGCCGCATCAGCGCGATCACCATGCCGAGCGCCAGTCCGACGACGAAGCCGGACACCGTGTACAGCATGGTGTTCTTCAACGCCAGCGTGATGACGTCGGGGAACATCTGCCGCGCGATGTCCTTCTGCGCGAACTGGTTCTGCAGCCGGTCCCAGTCGGCCGAGACCGCGAACGCGATCACGGCGGCGACGAAGACGACGTACTGCACGCCACGCGAGACGCGGCGCTTCTGACGCCGGGTCAGCCCCTTTTTCTTCGGCTGGAGTCGTACGTCCGTAGCGGTCATGGGCTCAGGAGGCCGAGGCCGACGGGGACGCGGCCGACGCGTCGTAGGGACCGATCCACTTCTCGTACAGCGTCTTGTACGTGCCGTCGGCCTTCGCGTCCGCCAGCGCCTTGTTGACGGCGGCGAGC
Coding sequences within it:
- a CDS encoding amino acid ABC transporter ATP-binding protein translates to MSRPEIDVRGLYKSFGDNEVLRGIDLEIGQGEVVCVIGPSGSGKSTLLRCVNLLEEPTKGQVFVGGTELTDPDVDIDAARRRIGMVFQQFNLFPHLSVTENLTLPQRRVLGRGKAEAAKVAAENLERVGLSEKATAYPASLSGGQQQRVAIARALAMGPEVMLFDEPTSALDPELVGDVLAVMRMLANEGMTMMVVTHEMTFAREVADRVVFMDGGVIVEDGAPAEVIGNPSHERTRHFLSRLLDPAMAEVEEDSAEKVSGAE
- a CDS encoding amino acid ABC transporter permease yields the protein MTATDVRLQPKKKGLTRRQKRRVSRGVQYVVFVAAVIAFAVSADWDRLQNQFAQKDIARQMFPDVITLALKNTMLYTVSGFVVGLALGMVIALMRLSSVGPYRWLAGIYIEIFRGLPALLIFIFIGVAVPLAFPGTEIIGGTYGKVALALGLVAAAYMAETIRAGIQAVPKGQMEAARSLGFSPGRAMVSIIIPQAFRIILPPLTNELVLLFKDSSLVLFLGVTLEERELSKYGRDLASTTANSTPILVAGLCYLLVTIPLGFVVRRMEAKAQEAVK